The Lycium barbarum isolate Lr01 chromosome 10, ASM1917538v2, whole genome shotgun sequence genome includes a region encoding these proteins:
- the LOC132612914 gene encoding uncharacterized protein LOC132612914, with translation MADASKLHPVTTVTNIKSCIPIVLDYEGRQYNNWATLFKLHCRANLVIDHILPPASPTVPPPTSVAEKLAAKALWERLDDIVRQWIYGTISNDLLNTIIHQEDIVAEAWNRLVHLFQDNKSARALALDEKFTNTKLVDFTNVKAYCTRLKVLADNLANVSHKVSDERLVLRLL, from the coding sequence ATGGCTGACGCGTCCAAGTTGCACCCTGTGACTACAGTCACcaatatcaaatcatgcattcctaTTGTTCTTGATTATGAAGGAAGACAATACAATAACTGGGCTACCCTCTTCAAGCTCCATTGCCGAGCAAACTTGGTGATCGACCACATACTACCTCCTGCCTCCCCCACCGTGCCACCCCCGACATCTGTAGCCGAGAAACTTGCTGCAAAGGCTCTATGGGAACGGCTAGATGACATCGTTCGGCAATGGATATATGGTACAATATCGAATGATCTTCTCAACACGATCATTCATCAAGAGGACATCGTAGCCGAGGCTTGGAATCGCCTTGTTCATCTCTTTCAGGACAACAAATCGGCTAGGGCTCTTGCTCTTGATGAAAAATTCACCAAcaccaaattggtggattttACGAATGTGAAAGCATACTGCACCAGGCTAAAAGTTCTTGCAGACAATCTCGCCAACGTCAGCCACAAAGTTTCCGACGAACGACTTGTGCTTCGTCTTCTGTGA